The genomic region CTTCCTTGATAAACTGGATGCAATTGGAAGAGGTTTATTGAATAGAACTAAACCTTTTGGTGGTATTCAGTTGGTCTTCACAGGTGATTTTTTCCAGCTTCCACCTGTTCCAGATAGAGATTCAAATAAGGCTGGTCCAATCTTTTGCTTTGAGAGTAACGTATGGAAATATGCTATCCACAAAACCATACTATTACAACAGGTGTTCAGGCAGACTGAtaatgaattgattgatcttttgaacGGTATTAGAATGGGTAACACATCTGGCGACACCATTAAACTAAttaaaaaatttgaagCACCAGTGGAATACGACGATGGCATTGAACCAACCGAACTTTACCCAACGAGACGTGAAGTGGAACTGTCCAATAAACGTAGGTTAGAGAGGTTGCCAGGTTATGAAATCCTTTACAAGGCAGTAGATTTTATCCCTCCTAATATCAATTCTAATATTCTTAACAACGTTATGgcagaaaaagaaatcaaactgAAGGAGGATGCCCAAGTaatgatgttgaaaaacATCGATGATACCTTAGTCAATGGTTCCTTAGGAAGAGTCCTCTTTTTCTGTACTTCGGCATTGTTCTTGGAAGCATCCAAGATATTCCCTGATCTAAGCGATCCGGAAGTTGTACAAGATATGAGATGCGTTTGCAGAGCCATTGGTGTGCCACCATCTGGTAGATCTTCGGACTTACAACGGGATATCAATCTTAGACCAACAAACAGGCAAGAAGTTCTTAACTTCGTATTGGATAAAGCAAGTAAAATCGTAAATGGGCCCGGTATTCTATCGACAATCATGTTCCCTGTTGTGAAATTCATAGACAAACAAGACATCAGAGGATACCAAATTAAACTAGTTGAACCAGAAGAATTCTCTGTCGGAGAAACTGAGAAGGATTCTGCTGTCAGGAAACAATTACCTTTAATGCTATGTTGGGCAATTTCCATCCACAAATCCCAGGGTCAAACTATCGATAGACTAAAAGTAGACCTGAAACGGACCTTTGAATCAGGTCAAGTTTATGTGGCATTATCAAGAGCTGTCTCGAAGGATAGACTACAAATAACAAACTTTGATCCTCATAAAATTAAGGTTAATGAAAAGGTAAAGGACTTTTACCAAAACTTGCATAAACTAAAGACATGAATAGCTTAACAAcctcaaaaaaaaatttagAGTATGAATGAGCGCACATTATTTCATGTCATGGAGGAGATGTCCCAGTTGGGGCTGTCCTTAAAAGCTAAACTTAAATTATTCATCAAATCGCCGAACATTCATGGCATATACGCATAATGATAAATAaagcatatatatatcaaaaaagaaaaggcaTAAGGCAGTTATTTGTTGATATACTGTAACGATACACATTCGGGTCCTATTATATCGATGATAGGGGTCTGtgatgtttttttttatcttttgtttattCAATGTCAGTTAACAAGCCAAATAATCTAAAATATGTAATGAATAAACAAAGTAAATCAAATTGTCCGATGAGGCTGAGACTCTATCTGCACtcaaaacaagaaagaaatccGAGAGACTATGCTTGTGGCCCTGAAGCGATGAAATTTCGTTGGAGAAGGATATTTAGCATCAAGGTGCTTGGGATTGTAACTACGTTGCTGTTTATATCTTTTCTATTACCAAGCGGAGCAGTACCAAATTCAACTGTTCCACATTTTGAAGGTAAAAGAGCACTAATTTACTCTCCATTTTATAGACTCGCAAGCTCGCTTAACCTCGGAAAATGGCTTTCGTTGGCTCTACATGCTACTAATAAGTATCATAAGATTGGTTTGGACTGGCCAACGCTACCCCTAGAGCAGAAATGCCGTTTTTATTTCGAATCAACATTGGAAATAAACCCAACATGGAATAATGATC from Kluyveromyces lactis strain NRRL Y-1140 chromosome D complete sequence harbors:
- the RRM3 gene encoding DNA helicase (weakly similar to uniprot|P38766 Saccharomyces cerevisiae YHR031C RRM3 DNA helicase involved in rDNA replication and Ty1 transposition structurally and functionally related to Pif1p) — encoded protein: MLNKLNANKKNKKKDGQSTLNMFFKVKNKPALESSSSFNSHFTEKTVSPPVKALRTQSVLSSLHSQGSFEEESNDDFYSLLREKKPVKNFKPSSQTFLSSSQFQCQSGSSFSSQTSTVSGYFSSTTATATATATATESSWQKPKLERTLSGVKRTYSDVSDGSQSSSSSNALSLSSVKRVKPIPRQSIVSHTSSKSSKSSSINGRIELTAEQRKVIEYVCKDRLNVFYTGSAGTGKSVILRTMISTLNAKYGKDAVAVTASTGLAAVNIGGITINKFSGVGIGQGDANRLINMVKRNKTSLNRWKRTKVLIVDEISMIDGYFLDKLDAIGRGLLNRTKPFGGIQLVFTGDFFQLPPVPDRDSNKAGPIFCFESNVWKYAIHKTILLQQVFRQTDNELIDLLNGIRMGNTSGDTIKLIKKFEAPVEYDDGIEPTELYPTRREVELSNKRRLERLPGYEILYKAVDFIPPNINSNILNNVMAEKEIKLKEDAQVMMLKNIDDTLVNGSLGRVLFFCTSALFLEASKIFPDLSDPEVVQDMRCVCRAIGVPPSGRSSDLQRDINLRPTNRQEVLNFVLDKASKIVNGPGILSTIMFPVVKFIDKQDIRGYQIKLVEPEEFSVGETEKDSAVRKQLPLMLCWAISIHKSQGQTIDRLKVDLKRTFESGQVYVALSRAVSKDRLQITNFDPHKIKVNEKVKDFYQNLHKLKT